The following nucleotide sequence is from Candidatus Taylorbacteria bacterium.
CTCAGCGTCGACAAAAAATTACAGGGGAATTTTTTGTGCGCGATGCAGGACTCGACCCTTACAGGGTCAGTACCCCAATTGGATATTTTTCTTCGAAAGCTCCAAAAATATCTCAATCGGGCTTCGAGTCCTGACGAAAGTACTCCCAGCACTTTCTCAGCGTCGACAAAAAATTACAGGGGAATTTTTTGTGCGCGATGCAGGACTCGAACCTGCGACCTTCGAAGTGTAAATTCGTTGCTCTACCAACTGAGCTAATCGCGCAATATATGAAGGAAATATAACAGGAATATACATACGTCGCAAGAAAATAGCGTAATATGAGCTTTTGGCATATAATTTTTTTAATGAAAAAAAGAATCGAGTGCAAAGTGGTTGGGCAGGTGCAGTTTGTGGGATTTCGCTATTTTACCGACAGAAAAGCGAAGCAACTTGGCATCGTGGGCACCGTAGGGAATCTCGATGACGGAAGCGTCCGTGTCATCGGGGAGGGAGAGGAAGATAAACTCAATGAGCTTGTTTCGTATCTCAAAAAAGGACCGGCATTTGCAAAAGTCGAAAATGTCGAAGTAGTGTCGACTGCTCCACAGGGTGTCTTCACAGATTTTCAGATTATCTTTTAAGCTGTATCGTGAAAAAAATTTCACTTCTTGATTCCATCGGAATTCTTTTTGAAGATGAAAACTATCTGGTGATTAATAAGCCAGCAGGTTTAGTAGTGCACTCTGACGGCAAAACTGAGCAGGAGACATTAACTCAATGGATTCTGAAAAAATATCCCGAGATGAAAGAAGTTGGTGAGCCGCTTAAAATAGAATCTAGATTCATGATTCACGATTCAAGACAAGATTCACGACAAGAGAATACAGACGATTCTTCTCCTGAATCTAAATTCATGAATCATGCGTCTACCCTTATCTACCGCCCCGGAATTGTCCACCGATTGGATAAGGAAACATCGGGGGTGTTGCTCATCGCCAAAAATCAGGAGGCGTATCTTTCGGCGAAGAAGCAGTTTCAGGGACGAGAAATAAAAAAAGTGTACAACGCCTTTATCTATGGAGAGATGAAGGAAGAAAAAGGGAAAATCGAAAGACCTATCGGGAGAAGCAAGAATGATTTCAGAAAATGGACTGCGCAAAGGGGCGCTCGGGGTGAAATGAGGGAAGCGGTTACGAACTACCGCGTCATCAAAAAATCAAAAGGTTTTTCGTATGTCGAGGTTTCGCCCGAAACTGGAAGAACCCACCAGATCCGAGTTCACTTCAAGGCAATCAATCATCCTGTTGTTTGCGACAAACTGTACGCGGAAGGCAAAGAATCCGCACTCGGATTTACACGGCTTGCTCTTCACGCCTGCTCTCTAGAATTTGTGCTCATGGGAGGCAAACGGCTCAAAGTGGAAGCTCAATTGCCCGAGGATTTTGTGCGTGCTCTCAATTTGCTTGATACTATGAGCCAGGAGCGTTATGCTATAGAAAATTATATTGAGAATATATAGGATGAGATTTTCTATCAAATCATCAATTGGAACTTTCGGATTAATTGTCGTCAACATTATTGTTTTCGTAATTTTTGGATTCACTTCATCACCTGAAAATGACGCTCAAGTATTGGGATGCTTAAAACAAAATCATCCAGAATGTGTTGCGGTATCTTCTATTGATGATTTCTCAAAATGTGCTGTCGCCAATCCTCATGGGAATCCAGATTTTTGCATCTATAACATTAAGAAAACGTGCCTAAACAGCCAGAAAGTTTTACATGACTGCTTTCCTCGTGAGGCAGAGGTGACGCAAAATTTAAGTTTTGTCCCTGCTCTATTTGGACAAGGTAAGAATCTTTATACCCTGATGACATCAATGTTTATGCATGTAGGTTGGGCACATTTGCTTAGCAATATGATATTTCTATTTTTGACGGGCATTTTCATAGAAAAAAGACTGGGCACCGTAAAATTTTTGATTTTCTATCTTCTAGTGGGAATCTGTTCAACGCTATTCTATTACGTATTTAATGAGTCAAGCGAGGTTGCCCTCCTTGGAGCATCTGGAGCAATTTTTGGATTGATGGGTGCAAATTTAATTCTTGATTTTTTCAAACCTGGACCAGATGATATGGGCACTCCGTATTTCAAAGTTCAAACTCTTGTTCTTATGATTTTTTATCAATTCGTTTTCCAGATGTTTGATCCAGGGGGAGCCATCGCATATCTAGGACACATCGGAGGATTTATTGCTGGAGTAACTCTAATTTTTTATTTTAAGAAAAAATACGACGTTTATACACCGACTCCTTCTTATTAATTTTAGCCGAATGATTTTCAAGGAGAAATGGCATGATTTGCCCGAATGGTACATCTGTGATAGATTGTCCGAACATATGGAAACAACAATTGCAAAAATTTCTCCCATTTCTCCCATTTCTCCCGTGAATATGGAAGCAAGGAAAAAGTGGGACATCCGAGCAGGGGACACGATAAAGGTATGGCAGAAAATCAAGGAGAAGGACAAGGTCAGACTTCAGCTTTTTGAAGGCTTGGTGCTTGCCGTCAAACATGGCAAGGAAGCAGGGGGAACATTTACCGTGAGAAAAATAGCGAGCGGAGTAGGGGTTGAAAAAATTTTCCCTGTGTATTCTCCTGTCATAGACAAAATTGAAATTGTAAAAAGAGCCAAAGTGCGCCAGGCGAAGCTCTACCACATTCGAAGAAAAGCCGCGAAAGAAATTCAGCGAGAAATGAGAAATATAAGAAGCGTGAAGGATGAGGAGCCGGTGCCGAACGAGGAGCCGAAAGAGGCCGTAACAGAAAAAAAAGCGGAATAATCAAAAAAGAGGCATTGCCTCTTTTTTCACAACGATTGAAATTCCGATAGTCTTTCTGCATAATACTCACATGCCCGGGTGGAGAAATTGGTAGACTTACTACCTTGAGGTGGTAGCGCCGAAAGGCATGCAGGTTCGAGTCCTGTCCCGGGCACAAATGGAAGAGCGAATTCAAAATTTAGAAAAGGAGATTGAAACCATAAAAGAGCGAAATCTCCGCGTAGAGGCAGATAAAGCTTGGGAAACAAGCAGTTTTCGGATTTTTTCCATTACCGGAATTACGTATGTCGTTGCGACTTTTGTTTTGTATTTTTTAGGCGCAAAAAATTATTTTCTAAATGCGTTAGTTCCTACAGTCGGCTATTTTCTTTCAGTGCAAACACTGCCTGCGATAAAGCGGAAGTGGATTGAGAAATTTTTGAATAGAAAATCGCAGTAGTTTTTTACCTGTTGAAAACTTTTCTTTCAGAGCGTGACATCTCATGGTAATATAGTACCTATGGTTACACCAGAACTTTTAGATTATATAAAAGGAGCGAAACAGCGCGGTGTGGGCGACGACGCTATTCGAGGAGTGCTCACAAAGAACGGCTGGAAGCAAACCGACATTGAAGAAGCATACAATCTTACGCCGAAAGAAATTTTTGCAACAGAGCCACCTCCAACGTCGAGACAGTTTCTCTCCGAGAAAAACTCTCCTCCGAAAGAGACAATCTCGCAACGGATGAATCTCGCGCCCGCGCAACCTCGCAAAAGTAGGTGGAAGGGACTTTTGATAACGCTCATCATTCTTCTTCTTTTGGCGGGAGGGGCAGTATTTGGATACTACAATTTTAGCGAATATTTTGATTTTCATCCGGAGAAAAAAATTTTTCAATCAGTTTTCAATCTAGCGGAGGTCACGGGTGCAACTGCCGACGGTTTTTTGTTGGTAAAGAGCGAGGGCACCGACGTTAAAATTTCCGTAGAAGGAGCTTTTTTCAAGCCAGCTGTCAATCAATTCAAAGAAACGGGTAAGGTGATTCTCGATGTGTTCTATACCCCTCCCGCTACTTTCGAGCCGAGTGATGTCGCTCCGAGCCCGATACAATTAACAGTTTCTCTCGATACGAGGATACTCGACAATGTTCTCTATTTGAGACTTGACCCAGTCTCCTCGCTCGGTGACCTTGGAAAAATGGGGTTCGATACTCTTAAGGGTCAGTGGATTAAGGTGCCCTTAAAGGAAGCCGAGGAGCTTTCGAAGGAAAAGGTTCTTCCGGAGGCCGATAAATTTGCGCCCCTTAGCAATGAAGATGTGGACGCGATAAACAAAAAGTACGCAAATGTGGACAGGCTCATTATTGATAAAAAAGGCAAAGAAACGCTAAATGGTGAAAGCACGAGCTACTACGTTTTTCACCTGAATCCCGAGATGCGATCTTTTCTTAAAGAGTTGCTCGACGAGTCATTGGTCAAGAAGGGCGCGAGCGCGCAAGACACGACAGACGCAAATACGAAATTTGACGAAAGTTTTGCCTCGCTTCTCGATCACAAAGTCGAGATGTGGATTGCCAAGGACGGTCTGCCTCGCAAAATTACGTTTGAGGCGACAGTCAAATCTCCCGCGACTGAATTTTCGGAAAGTAAGGAATCGCAAGTAAACAGTGAGGCAAGTTTCAAAGATTTCAACAAAGATATTACCGTTGATGCTCCACTTGAATCAAAGACTTTCGATGAAATATTGCAGACCATATTCGCCTCACCCACGGTGCCCATATCAGCCACATCTTCTCCAACGATGACCGGCTCGACCACAATACCGGCGTCAACAACCTCTTCTCCAACTCTCTAGATTTTCCCTAATTGCCATTTTTTTTCGACGTGGTAATCTAAATTCACGAAAGTTAACGAGTAATTTTTGATATGGTGACTATGGTGTAGCGGTAGCACACGAGCTTGTGGAGCTCTTAGTTTGGGTTCAACTCCCAATAGTCACCCCAAAATAATGAGATAAAGACGCTAGTGTTTAGCGATTATATTTTGGGAGTGAGTATTGTGAGTTGAAAGACGGAGGCGGTATACAAGAGAGCTTCTCTGCTTGTCGCCGAGTCGGGGTCGAGAGTACTTTGGCTTTTGACATTTTTCATGTCAAAAGACTTAGTAACTCGTGACCAACTCCCAATAGTCACCTCAATATAGCTCAACGGGGCTTTTAATTAGGGCTTATAAAAGCTTTATAAATAAGGGTTTTATGCTTATATGTCACTTTATCATCAAAAAGTTGACTTATTGGATGGACTATGTTAACCTAGTCAACATAAGATGGTTTATTGGTTAAATAAATCTATAGAAAATGACATTCAATAAAAATCATCCATACGACGACTTACCCAAACTTCCCCCTACTAGCGACTTAAGAGCGGAAAGATTTTCCTCTGCCCTAGTTAAGGCTCGGGCTGAACTCGCAGAATTAAAAGGTTACCTTCATTCTATTCCGACAAATCCCATGCTTATTATCTCACCTTCAATTTTACGTGAGTCTATTGCCAGTTCAGAGATAGAAGATATTCACACAACACTTGTTGATGTACTGCAAACTCAATTATTGTCAGATGAAATAAAAGGTTCAGGGGCAGATAAAGAAGTTTTGCGATATCGTGACGCGCTTGTTTGGGGTTTTGAAAAAATGAACGAGACAAGTATCTCTACTCGACTTATTTTAGGTGTTCACAAAAAATTGATGCCACATCTTCCCGAGGAATATCGAAAGGACCAGAATTATATTGTTGACAGAGCCTTGGGAGAAAAGTTGTATACGCCCCCATCTCCAACTGAAATATCACGACTTATGTATAACTGGGAAAACTTTGTCAATAATTCTGTCGATCACTTAGACCCCCTTATTAAATGTGCAATTGCCCACTATCAATTTGAAGCAATCCACCCTTTTGCTGATGGGAATGGGAGAACAGGTAGAATTCTCATTGTTCTCCAGCTCATTAAGGAGGGTTTGCTTCCATTGCCCACATTGTTCATCAGCGGTTATTTAATCAAACACAGAAGTGATTACTATAAGCACCTTCGTGAAATTACCTATTCAGGTGAGTGGGGCGGGTACATTTCTTTTATGCTTGATGCTTTTTATCATCAAGCTTTTGAGACTAAACGAGTTTTGCTCTCAGCTAAATATGCTTATGATTCATTTAAGAAAATACTCAAGATTGAACATTCATCGATTTATTCTGCTGATCTAGTTAACTCACTATTCTCTTTTCCAGTTATTAATCCAAATAAATTAGCCAAAGAATTGGGAACCCATAGGGTTACTGCTAGTAAGTATCTGAAGGCAATGACAAAAGCTGGATTATTGCGTGAGTATAAATCAGGTACATATCACCTGTATTTAAATTTCCGGCTTATGGATGCCATGCAAAATAAATAAAAATTAAAAGTTAAATATAAAGATATATGGAAAAGAGAAATGTAAAAAGTGCGGAAGTGAAAATATTATTATGGTTGAGTACGATATGATGCACCCGGAACATTACGATGGTGTAAGCGAAATAGATTGTCAAGATTGCACGACTCGAATTGGACGTTGGTCAGGTAAAGAATTAGATAAAGGTGAATCCGAAAAAAGAACTGGCAGGAAATAAATCATAAACAAATGACAAGCAGGAATCGCGCTTTTTCAAATTTGGAAACTTGCTCCAACACAACCTCTGATTAACATGAAAAAAATTTTGCTTGCATGTCTTTGCTTGGTGGCTGTCGTTTCATCAGTTTTGCTTTACAAAATAAATTTTACCGAAAAAATAGTTTCGGAAACTCGTCTTGTGGCTACCGTTTCTCCCACGGCTTACGAGACACAAAAAGCAAAACCCGTAACCCACATATCCATTAGACCAGAGAAAATTTATCCGGGCGACCCAGTTTTTATCACCATTGACTCTCCCGAGACTGTCAAAGAATTATTTTTCGACAAACAGAAAATTTCGGTTTTTGAATATGAAGGCAAGCCTCGAGGACTCTCTGCCATAAACTTTTCCGAAACAAATTTGCTTCATGAGGTGAAAGTAATTTTCACGGATGGGCAGATTGCTACAACTTCCGTGGCGATAGCGCCCCGAGCGAAGATAGAAAGGCCGGTAGGCATTCCGGAAAAGTTGGGAGGCAATACGAAAGAGGCGGGGAAGGCGCTTGTCACAAATTTGGCGATTGAAAATGCCGTTCTTGCAGACATAGAAACGACGGAGGCAATTTTGTGGAAAAACGCTTTTCAGTTTCCTCTCGACGATGTTTTTGTTACTGACCCGTACGGCTACAATCGCGATACGGTCGGGCAAACAATAGTACACAAAGGAACGGATTTTCGCGCCGTCGAGGGCACCAAGGTGATGGCAATGAACGCAGGTGTCGTGCGTCTAGCGAGGCAGTTCACGGTATATGGGAACACTATCGTTATTGACCACGGGCTTGGTGTCGCCACTCTCTATATGCACCTCTCTAAAATCAATGTGAAGAATGGGGACACGGTCACAAGAGGACAGGTAATAGGTGCGAGCGGGGAGACTGGGTACGCAGAAGCTCCGCATTTGCATATAAGCGTAAAGATAAAAGGTATTTCTATTGACCCTATGACATTTCTCGGGTTTTTCTCAAATCAGAGCGAATAAAGAACGGATGAGCATAGCTCGATTGCTAGTTTTTTTCAACTGTTCACAACTGGTTTTGCTATTTGTAGTCGTGGTATACTAGTTGCACTAGTTTGAAACTTACTAGTGAGGGTTGTATTTATACAGAGAACATCCCCAACCCCTTTCTTAATACCAAACAGAGTTACTATCAATCTATGAGTAACACAACTTCAATCAAAGACAGCAGTATCAAATTGAGAAACAGTATTTCTCACACGTTGTATAAGAATGTCCTTAAGCCGGTATTTTTCCGACGGGATCCCGAAGCCGTCCACGACCGCATGACTGGGCTCGGTGTGAGTCTTGGCCATTTCGCGTTGGGAAGGAAAATTACTTCCGGGCTCTTTGGCTATGAAAATGCGATGCTGAACCAAGAAATTCTGGGAATTAAATTCAAAAATCCCGTGGGCCTCTCCGCCGGCTTTGATAAAAATGCTCAATTGACGGACATACTGCCCTCGGTTGGTTTCGGCTTTGCCGAAGTCGGCTCGATTACGGGGGAGCCCTGCCTCGGGAATCCGAAGCCAAGACTGTGGAGGCTTCCGAAATCCGAAAGTCTCGTAGTGTACTATGGTTTGAAAAATGACGGATGCGAGGCGGTAGCAGAAAGACTCAAGGAAAAGCATTCGACAATTCCAATCGGCGTGAGTATTGCCATGACGAACTGCAAAGAAAATGTGTGCTTGAAAAATGGAGTTGAAGATTTTGCGAAGGCCTTTAAGGTAATGGAATCATTGGGGGATTACGTAACGGTAAACATCAGTTGTCCGAACACAGACGCGGGACAGCCTTTCATTGCTCCGCATAAGCTCGACTACCTTTTTGATATTCTCGATGAGATTCCGACTCAAAAACCTATTTTCATAAAACTTTCGCCTGATTTGTCACATAGCGAGATTGGCGCTCTCCTCGATGTTGCCCGCAAGCACAGAATCCATGGAATTATTTGTACAAATTTGACAAAAAAAAGAAGCAATCCAAAAATTGTTGATGAGAATGTTCCTGAAGTCGGCGGAATAAGCGGGAAAGTGGTAAAAGATTTGTCCGATAAATTGCTCGCTTATGTCTACAAAAAAGAAGGCGCTCGGTTCGTGCTCATCGGTTCCGGTGGGGTAAGAAGCGCAGAAGACGCATACAGGAAAATTAAACTCGGCGCGTCTCTGGTGCAGATGATAACGGGAATGATTTTTGAAGGTCCGCAGGTGGTGAGCGAAATCAATCGAGGATTAGTAGAACTCTTGAAAAGAGATGGTTTCAAAAATGTTGGGGAGGCAATCGGCGCGGAAAACTGTTAAGATGAGAGCGTATGACAAAAAAAATTTTCATCACAAGAAGAATTCCCGAAATAGGAATCAATAGACTCAAAGACCGCGGATACGAAGTGGACATAGGAAAGTGGATTGACCCGCCTACCTCTAAAGAGATAATTAAGTATCTTAAATATAAGCCTTACGATGCGGTAGTCACGCTTCCCACAGACCCAATTAACCGAGACGTGTTTGACGTCGCGCCTCAAGCGAAGATTTTTGCCAACTACGCAGTTGGTTTTGATAATATTGACCTTACAGAGGCGAAAGCGCGCGGAATTATGGTTACTAACGCCGCCGGTTCCTCGAGCTATCCTGTCGCCGAGCATGCGATGGCGCTCATCTTCGCGCTCTCGACAAGAATCGTTGAGGGCGATCGATTTATGAGGGAAGGGAAGTTTCGTGGCTGGAGACCGGAGCTTTTTATTGGGGAGGACGTGCATGGCAAAACGCTGGGTATTGTCGGCACGGGAAAAATTGGAGAAATAGTGGCTTCGATGGCGCATAAAGGTTTCGGCATGGACATTTTGTATTATGATATAAAAAGAAATGAAGCGATTGAAAGAAATGACTCGGCCCAGTTTGTCCCCACAGTCGAGGAAATCTTAAAAAGAAGCGACGTGGTTACGCTTCACGTCCCACTCAATGATTCGACGCGCCATCTTATTAACGAAAATCATTTAAAAATGATGAAGCCCACCGCGCTTCTCGTGAACACTTCTCGCGGGGGAGTGGTAGATGAAGTGGCACTTGTGAGAGCTCTCAAAGACAAAGTAATTAGGGGAGCGGGACTCGACGTGTTTGAATTTGAGCCGAAGCTTGCGAGGGGTTTGTCGAAACTTCAAAATGTTATTCTCACTCCGCACATCGCTTCTGCTCGACAGTCGGCAAGGGACGCTATGGCCATTTCAGTTGCGGAAAATATTGTGAGCTTTTTTGAAACGGGGAAAGCCCTCAATCCAGTGTACTGAAAAGAGTGTAACGTCTGAAAAGAGGGCAGGTGTAAGGTTTAAGGTGTTAGTATGAAAAGAGAGAAGAAAAAAATGGAAAATAAAAAAATCATATGTCTCATTGTGCTTGACGGCTGGGGTTACCGCGAAGACAAGAAAAATAATGCGATTGCTTCCGCCAAGAAGCCGTTTTTTGATTCGCTGTTGCTGAAATACCCCCATGCGCTCCTCCAAGCTTCCGAAAAGTATGCCGGTTTGCCCATGGGTCAAATGGGCGACTCCGAGACCGGGCATCATGTAATCGGCGCGGGGAGGATTCCGGAATCGGACCTGTCTCGCATTTCTCGAGCGATAGCGAGCGGAGAATATGGGAGAAGCCCGAGCTTCAAACGGCTTTTTGAACATGTGAAAAAAAATAATTCAGTCTTGCATGTTCAGGGGATGCTCGGTCCCGGAGGCATTCACAG
It contains:
- a CDS encoding acylphosphatase, with the translated sequence MKKRIECKVVGQVQFVGFRYFTDRKAKQLGIVGTVGNLDDGSVRVIGEGEEDKLNELVSYLKKGPAFAKVENVEVVSTAPQGVFTDFQIIF
- a CDS encoding RluA family pseudouridine synthase, which translates into the protein MKKISLLDSIGILFEDENYLVINKPAGLVVHSDGKTEQETLTQWILKKYPEMKEVGEPLKIESRFMIHDSRQDSRQENTDDSSPESKFMNHASTLIYRPGIVHRLDKETSGVLLIAKNQEAYLSAKKQFQGREIKKVYNAFIYGEMKEEKGKIERPIGRSKNDFRKWTAQRGARGEMREAVTNYRVIKKSKGFSYVEVSPETGRTHQIRVHFKAINHPVVCDKLYAEGKESALGFTRLALHACSLEFVLMGGKRLKVEAQLPEDFVRALNLLDTMSQERYAIENYIENI
- a CDS encoding rhomboid family intramembrane serine protease, producing the protein MRFSIKSSIGTFGLIVVNIIVFVIFGFTSSPENDAQVLGCLKQNHPECVAVSSIDDFSKCAVANPHGNPDFCIYNIKKTCLNSQKVLHDCFPREAEVTQNLSFVPALFGQGKNLYTLMTSMFMHVGWAHLLSNMIFLFLTGIFIEKRLGTVKFLIFYLLVGICSTLFYYVFNESSEVALLGASGAIFGLMGANLILDFFKPGPDDMGTPYFKVQTLVLMIFYQFVFQMFDPGGAIAYLGHIGGFIAGVTLIFYFKKKYDVYTPTPSY
- the rplS gene encoding 50S ribosomal protein L19 yields the protein METTIAKISPISPISPVNMEARKKWDIRAGDTIKVWQKIKEKDKVRLQLFEGLVLAVKHGKEAGGTFTVRKIASGVGVEKIFPVYSPVIDKIEIVKRAKVRQAKLYHIRRKAAKEIQREMRNIRSVKDEEPVPNEEPKEAVTEKKAE
- a CDS encoding Fic family protein, with product MTFNKNHPYDDLPKLPPTSDLRAERFSSALVKARAELAELKGYLHSIPTNPMLIISPSILRESIASSEIEDIHTTLVDVLQTQLLSDEIKGSGADKEVLRYRDALVWGFEKMNETSISTRLILGVHKKLMPHLPEEYRKDQNYIVDRALGEKLYTPPSPTEISRLMYNWENFVNNSVDHLDPLIKCAIAHYQFEAIHPFADGNGRTGRILIVLQLIKEGLLPLPTLFISGYLIKHRSDYYKHLREITYSGEWGGYISFMLDAFYHQAFETKRVLLSAKYAYDSFKKILKIEHSSIYSADLVNSLFSFPVINPNKLAKELGTHRVTASKYLKAMTKAGLLREYKSGTYHLYLNFRLMDAMQNK
- a CDS encoding M23 family metallopeptidase gives rise to the protein MKKILLACLCLVAVVSSVLLYKINFTEKIVSETRLVATVSPTAYETQKAKPVTHISIRPEKIYPGDPVFITIDSPETVKELFFDKQKISVFEYEGKPRGLSAINFSETNLLHEVKVIFTDGQIATTSVAIAPRAKIERPVGIPEKLGGNTKEAGKALVTNLAIENAVLADIETTEAILWKNAFQFPLDDVFVTDPYGYNRDTVGQTIVHKGTDFRAVEGTKVMAMNAGVVRLARQFTVYGNTIVIDHGLGVATLYMHLSKINVKNGDTVTRGQVIGASGETGYAEAPHLHISVKIKGISIDPMTFLGFFSNQSE
- a CDS encoding quinone-dependent dihydroorotate dehydrogenase; the encoded protein is MSNTTSIKDSSIKLRNSISHTLYKNVLKPVFFRRDPEAVHDRMTGLGVSLGHFALGRKITSGLFGYENAMLNQEILGIKFKNPVGLSAGFDKNAQLTDILPSVGFGFAEVGSITGEPCLGNPKPRLWRLPKSESLVVYYGLKNDGCEAVAERLKEKHSTIPIGVSIAMTNCKENVCLKNGVEDFAKAFKVMESLGDYVTVNISCPNTDAGQPFIAPHKLDYLFDILDEIPTQKPIFIKLSPDLSHSEIGALLDVARKHRIHGIICTNLTKKRSNPKIVDENVPEVGGISGKVVKDLSDKLLAYVYKKEGARFVLIGSGGVRSAEDAYRKIKLGASLVQMITGMIFEGPQVVSEINRGLVELLKRDGFKNVGEAIGAENC
- a CDS encoding D-glycerate dehydrogenase, coding for MTKKIFITRRIPEIGINRLKDRGYEVDIGKWIDPPTSKEIIKYLKYKPYDAVVTLPTDPINRDVFDVAPQAKIFANYAVGFDNIDLTEAKARGIMVTNAAGSSSYPVAEHAMALIFALSTRIVEGDRFMREGKFRGWRPELFIGEDVHGKTLGIVGTGKIGEIVASMAHKGFGMDILYYDIKRNEAIERNDSAQFVPTVEEILKRSDVVTLHVPLNDSTRHLINENHLKMMKPTALLVNTSRGGVVDEVALVRALKDKVIRGAGLDVFEFEPKLARGLSKLQNVILTPHIASARQSARDAMAISVAENIVSFFETGKALNPVY